TATCCGCACTCGTAATTTTAAACGTTGTAGTTTTAGTAGTTGTTTTATATGATGCATCTGCAGCAGAAGCGGAAGCAGGGAGCATAACCCCTACGGCGAGTACGGCTGTCAGACTGCTGGTTACCACGGTTTTCATCCATTTCTTCTTCAAATTCATTCATCTCCTTAGAAATATTAGTTATGACAACTTTGTAATTAATACTCTAGGAGTATATCAATTGAATAGTAGATTGTGAACCCATAAATTATGGAAAAGTAACTTTTTTGTCATTTTTAATCCTGTTTCAAAGGGGCGTGGACGGTTTATAGTACATTGCACCATATCCTGCAACTTGCTCTTAAAACACTGGTATATCAACTAAAACCCCAACCATCAACTTTAAAATACGGCATAAAAAAATGGCATCCGGACAAGAAATGCTTGCCGAATGCCACTTATCTTCTATTTATCATTCACCACACCAAAAACGTGAAGATCGCGATATAATAAAACTCTTTTTCTATAGAAGGACTTTACTGAAACGATAGCCTCTCTTCTGGAAACCAATATGCTCGTAGAAAGAATAGGTTGTTGAAGTCACTTCACGGTTCGCTCCGGTGACAAACAATTGTTTCCCACCTTGCTGTCTGCCCCAATCCTCGGCACGAGCCATCAGACGACGGCCAATTCCGCCCCCACGATGCTCTTGCCCTACAATCAAGGACGTAATTTGTGCGGCAGGTTCCGGATAGGCATGACTTTGCACACATTGCAAGCCAATCACACCAATAATCTGTTCATCCACTTCGGCAACAAGCATGCATGCGTTTGGATTGCTTTCCAAACATTCAATGCGCTCTTTCATGACATTGGCTGTTGTGGGATAGCTGACCTCTCGCATCAGTCCCGTTACCGCTTCAGCATCTCGCAGTTCACACTCTCGGATCATCAGTACAGGGGCCTCAACATTATTGGACATGATTTACCTCCACTTTCAGCATATTAGCGGCTTGTACCGCTGTTTTACGAGCTTCTTCCACATCTTGGCCGGCACTTAATGCTACGGCCATTCGGCGTCCCACTTTGGTCTCAGGTTTGCCAAATACACGAACCTGAGTACGAGGAAGCGCCAGTGCTTCTTCAATCCCGCCTACAGTAAAGTCAGATGTTTCATCATTAGCCTTCAGCGTTGCTGAAGCTCCCGGTGTCAGTAAATGTACACCTGTGACCGGAAAACCAAGAATTGCACGCACATGCAGCGCAAACTCGGAACTATCTTGCGTTACCATAGTAACCATGCCTGTATCATGCGGACGAGGCGATACCTCGCTGAACACAACTCCATCTGATGTCAGGAATAATTCGACCCCGAACAGTCCATAACCACCGAGTTCATCCGTAACCAACTTGGCAATATGACAAGCTTGTTCCCATTGCTCTGGTGTCATCGCATGAGGCTGCCACGATTCGACATAATCCCCATCTTTCTGAATATGACCGATCGGAGGACAAAATACAGTCCCTGAGACAGATCTAACAGTGAGCAGCGTAATTTCGCTGTCAAACTTCACAAAGCTTTCCACAATGACACGTACGGATTTGCCACGTGCTCCCGAAAGAGCAATGTTCCAGCAATCCTCTACGTCATCCGATGTACGGCATACACTCTGCCCTTTACCGGAAGAACTCATTAGTGGTTTGATGACGCATGGTGTACCCAATTCACGAACAGCTTCCTGAAGTTGTTCCAGGTTGTCCGCAAAAAGATAGGCCGCTGTCGGAAGGTTCAATTGTTCGGCTGCCAGACGGCGGATGCCTTCGCGATCCATCGTTAAACGGGCAGCACGGGCCGTAGGAACGACACAAAATCCTTCTTCCTCAAGCTCGAGTAAAGCTTCTGTTGCGATTGCTTCAATCTCAGGTACGATGTAATGAGGTTGTTCCTTTCGGATCAATTGTTTCAGAGCTTCGGCATTTAACATGTCGATGCAGTAAGACCGATGCGCAACCTGCATGGCAGGTGCGTTTTCGTAACGATCAACAGCGATCGTCTCTACTCCCAGTCGTTGAGCCTCAATAACGACCTCTTTTCCCAATTCTCCGCTGCCCAGTAGCAGCATTTTTTTGGCTTGAGCCGAAAATGGAGCACCCCACATGTTCTTTCCAATCCTCCCAAAGAGAAATCTTCTATATCTATCTCTCTATTTTCGGGGTTTTGGTTAAAGAATGCAAGAGTGCTCCCTATTTTTCTTGTGAATTTTACAAGATTTTTTGTGTTTTTTCGATCAATTTTTACAAAAATCTGTATTGAGCTTCTATTAACCCATTATAAACTCCTTGTTTCTGGATAAGTTGCTCATGGTTTCCTTCTTCCTTGATTTCACCATGATCTAGCACGATAATGTTATCCGCATTTCGGATCGTGGAGAGACGGTGGGCCACCATAAAGGAAGTTCTTCCTTGCAGCAGCACTTTCAAAGCCTCCTGAATTTTAAGCTCCGTTTCGGTGTCGATACTGGCAGTCGCTTCATCCAAAATCAAGATTCGAGGGTCAGCCAGCAAGGCACGGGCAAAGGATAACAATTGCCTTTGTCCCATTGATAATACATTCCCGCGTTCTTCGACTTCCGTATCGTATCCACCCGGCAGCTTCATAATAAATTCATGGGCATTAACTGCCTTCGCAGCTTCTTCCACTTCTTCATTGGTTGCATCAAGCCGTCCAAAACGAATATTATCCCGAATGGTGCCAGAGAAGATAAACGTGTCCTGCAACACAATACTGATCTGGCTGCGCAGACTT
This window of the Paenibacillus marchantiae genome carries:
- the purT gene encoding formate-dependent phosphoribosylglycinamide formyltransferase; the protein is MWGAPFSAQAKKMLLLGSGELGKEVVIEAQRLGVETIAVDRYENAPAMQVAHRSYCIDMLNAEALKQLIRKEQPHYIVPEIEAIATEALLELEEEGFCVVPTARAARLTMDREGIRRLAAEQLNLPTAAYLFADNLEQLQEAVRELGTPCVIKPLMSSSGKGQSVCRTSDDVEDCWNIALSGARGKSVRVIVESFVKFDSEITLLTVRSVSGTVFCPPIGHIQKDGDYVESWQPHAMTPEQWEQACHIAKLVTDELGGYGLFGVELFLTSDGVVFSEVSPRPHDTGMVTMVTQDSSEFALHVRAILGFPVTGVHLLTPGASATLKANDETSDFTVGGIEEALALPRTQVRVFGKPETKVGRRMAVALSAGQDVEEARKTAVQAANMLKVEVNHVQ
- a CDS encoding GNAT family N-acetyltransferase; the protein is MSNNVEAPVLMIRECELRDAEAVTGLMREVSYPTTANVMKERIECLESNPNACMLVAEVDEQIIGVIGLQCVQSHAYPEPAAQITSLIVGQEHRGGGIGRRLMARAEDWGRQQGGKQLFVTGANREVTSTTYSFYEHIGFQKRGYRFSKVLL